DNA from Lonchura striata isolate bLonStr1 chromosome 5, bLonStr1.mat, whole genome shotgun sequence:
TATCATAAAGCCCGGTGCCAGCAGGAGCATCCCATCCTGTTCTGGGACTTGCTGCCAAaggctgcaggggcacatgGCTAggtcctgctccagcactgccaacgTGGTCCCTCTGTCACTGCTGTTGTACCTCCTCTGACAACGCCAGCATTGGTGTACCTTGCTCCAGCATTGCTGGCGTGCCCTGCTCTGACACTGCCATTGTGATCCCCCTCTGGCACTGCCAGTGcgccctgctccagccttgctgCTGTGCCCCACTCTGGCATTGCCAGCGCACTGTGGTGGGACTGCAGAATCTCTGTCCATGAATGTTAAACAAAATAGGGCTCTATCTTATGTAACGGTGTTTAATGTTTAATGCTGTTACTTATAAGAAGGGTGTTATGCACAGACAGCGCCTGCGCCAGAGGCTGCCACTAGTTTATTTCCTTCCCCAAAGGGGCACAAGTGGCCTCTAATCCCTTCCTTGGGGTCTTCTCTGTTTTGAAGGGACTTGAGTGGTGGTGTTTCTTCCTCTCCCCTGTTCCACCATGGTCTTGCTCCAGGAgagcatcacagagatgttgcTCCAGCTTCCATCAGATCAGTTTGTTCTGCCTCAGTTCATCGTACCCTTGCAGCCTGCTCCAAGCCATGCATCTCCCTCACTACTCTTACCCACTGATGCTCCTAGCACTGGgagggctcagccccagccagatCCCAATTAGCTGTTAGACTTGTTATCCCAGGTAGCAAAAGCCTGGGGGCACTCTGGGTGCACTGCTCCCAGTGGCTCTTTCCTAGCCCCAGGCTGCCTAGCTCTGCCTTCAGAGTGGAGTTCAGGGCTGGGACAAAttggggatcccaggggagCAGGATATTGTTCTAACAGCCCTCCACCCCCTCTCCAGGACACTAACAGATCTGCTGAAGCAGCCAGGCCACAGCCCCTCTGAGAACATGGACAGCCTCATGGGGGGTGTGCAGGTCCCACTGAGTGAGGGGCTGGCCCGGGGGCCCCCCAGAAACAGCACAGGTAAGGCACTGGtgtggtgggggaaaaaaaagttcccTTGAGTGAATTAAGGCAGTGGGAGGGTGCAGCCTATGGCTGAGCCCCCATCTGTCTCTGCCTCTCCAGACAAGCCACCCTTGAACAATGCGGTGGCCATTGCCCCCTCACTGGGGCGGCCGCACAGCCATGGCAAGCGCCTGCCGCTGGCCAGCAGCTTGGCTCTCTCAGCCCCGGACTACACTTCCTACACCACCCTCAAGGTTGGaggtgagtgctgctgctgtgtgggaTGGGATGGTGGCTAGGGGCATGCACCCTGTTGATCCAAGAAACCAAGTGAGGAGGGGCAAGGGGCTCACAAAAGGGGCATAGGCAGGAAAAGCATCCCAATTTCCCAATATTCCTGGTTCCCAATGTTCTGCTCAGAGCAGAaactctgcagctcctccaccaCTCCACcagccagctgtgctgcccagccagtctgtgcccagggtcccccacAGATCCACTGTGCTTCCCAGTGAAACACGCACCCAGGATCCCACACAGACCCGAAGCACTGCCCACCCCATCAGGGTTCAGGATCCACGTGGACACACTGCACTGCCCAGCCAGTTCATTGCCAATATCCCCCAGCACCCAGAATCCCTCCtacagctccatcccagccattTCCACCACTGCACCCTCCCTGGTCCCGCCGTGGCAGCAGGAAGGGGTGTCCCAGGAGGGATGACGCTgcacccctgtccccacagagagCGCTTCCGAGGACTTCTACCGGCGGTTCGGGGGCCTGGAGCCACCCCCCGCCAGCACACTGACCTTCCCAGCCGAGGGCCCGGTGCTGGCCGagggctgccccctgcccaaGGGCCCCAAGGTACCAGGGGCTCTGGCCTTCCcggggggctgggagggggccCCGCACCGCGGCCCCCGCCGGCCGGGCCTGGCCGCCCTGCGCCCTGAGGGGCCCCCCGAGGCCTTCGGCCCCTCCACCTCGCTCTACGGGCAGCACTCCCGGCACCTCGCCACCAACAGCAAGACCGAGGTCACCGTCTGACGGCCGTGCCatggggggctggggctgcccctcaGGCGGGACTCGCTGCCACCGGGGGCAGCCCACCGGAGGAGAGCATCACAGGACTTACACAAACTGCAGCACTGGCCAGAGCGGGATGCGCTGCCCAGATTTCCAGCTGCTGCGCTTCAGCATCGAGGAGGCACTTGGGGACTCATCCAGACAAGTCTTCAGGCGTTCTTAGCCCATGTCCTGAAGAGGAtgagctggggacacactggcagagccgTACCCTGCTCAGGGGATGGGGGCCAATGCTGGACAGACTGGAAACAGATCCTGCTGGGGCCAGGCACTCCCACCTGGCTCCTCGGAGGAGATGCGGGGAAGAGCAATTGACTCAAAGCATCACCCCcatgctgccagcacagcccgaGCAGCCTCTTCCCTCCACagcctcctcccttccccactGCCCCAGCCTCCACCTTGTCAATAAATAACACATTAAACTGTCTGGCCTTGGCATGAATTGGTTGGGGAATTTAACACTGCTCACAAAACCTTCCCCCGGGGCAGCAGGGTGCAAAGCCCACTCCCCCACAGGGCCTGGGGAACCCCCCTCAATGGGGGACACAGTGGGAACACAGCCTACAGGGCCAACTACAAAACCCTTCAAGCAGCTGCACAAAAACCAAACTCCTCTGTCTGAAGTTTAATGGTTCTGACAGAGTTTTACCAGGGGGAGCAGAGAAACAAAGAGATGGAGCGAAAGGACATTGTTCTAAAGCAAGGTCAGGTAACAGCCTTCCTCCCCTAGAGAAGCTCCTAAAATTGCAAGCTTCTGGCCCAGCTCCACCTTGCTTGGCTCTGCTCGAGCCATCATCCTCTTGAGCTGCTTCCAGAAGAGCATGGAGACACCACACTTGCTCCTCCAAGGGACTCTGATTGCAAACGGTACAGTTCTGTTCTCTAGGTCATCCGGACAAAGGACTGACAGATTCACAAGGTGCCTGTGAGGTTTTATGTTTCTAAAGGACTTTTCAAGCTCACCTCTGCTTACGAGCAGCTGCTGGGTGGGATGAACAGAGCCAAGAGAAAGAGGGCAGGTGGGA
Protein-coding regions in this window:
- the SHISA8 gene encoding protein shisa-8, whose amino-acid sequence is MAPRSRGRMEPSYVVGICCLVLLEPGRVWSGEPSTGGSGESGNSSQAPPPETTVPAPTGAAPPGGDRCRGYYDVMGQWDPPFNCNAGIYQYCCGTCGYRFCCQFKPGRLDQSGCSNYDTPNWVNTGQPPARVDETPEDPTRDKTNMIVYIICGVVAIMVLVGIFTKLGLEKAQGPQTEMTVSRTLTDLLKQPGHSPSENMDSLMGGVQVPLSEGLARGPPRNSTDKPPLNNAVAIAPSLGRPHSHGKRLPLASSLALSAPDYTSYTTLKVGESASEDFYRRFGGLEPPPASTLTFPAEGPVLAEGCPLPKGPKVPGALAFPGGWEGAPHRGPRRPGLAALRPEGPPEAFGPSTSLYGQHSRHLATNSKTEVTV